A single Methylomonas sp. AM2-LC DNA region contains:
- a CDS encoding type II toxin-antitoxin system RelE/ParE family toxin translates to MPRVIITAGAAQGLERCRQFLAEKNPQAARRAGQTIARTFEFLESDPELGRPFDDIPELRELVIEFGDAGYVALYQYNVETNSVYILAFRHQKKAGY, encoded by the coding sequence GTGCCACGAGTAATTATTACGGCAGGTGCTGCACAGGGATTAGAACGTTGTCGGCAATTTTTGGCTGAAAAAAATCCACAAGCAGCGCGTCGTGCCGGTCAAACAATCGCTCGTACCTTTGAATTTTTGGAGTCAGACCCAGAGCTTGGTCGCCCATTCGACGATATTCCTGAGTTACGCGAACTGGTCATTGAATTCGGTGATGCCGGCTATGTGGCTTTGTATCAATATAATGTAGAAACCAATTCGGTTTACATTCTTGCTTTTCGACACCAAAAAAAAGCGGGTTATTAA
- a CDS encoding CopG family ribbon-helix-helix protein, giving the protein MATSIKLDDGLKNRIRNLADLRNRSPHWIMREAINDYVSREEARENFKQEALTSWKTYQETGQHLTGQEVRDWLTTWGTDQEKEIPKCHE; this is encoded by the coding sequence ATGGCAACATCGATCAAGCTTGATGATGGATTAAAAAATCGAATTCGGAATTTGGCTGACTTGAGAAATCGTTCGCCGCATTGGATCATGCGCGAAGCGATTAATGATTATGTAAGTCGTGAAGAAGCGAGAGAAAACTTCAAGCAGGAAGCTCTGACTTCGTGGAAAACTTATCAGGAAACAGGGCAACACCTAACCGGCCAAGAAGTTCGAGACTGGCTAACTACATGGGGTACTGATCAAGAAAAGGAAATACCTAAGTGCCACGAGTAA
- a CDS encoding recombinase family protein yields MLIGYMRISKADGSQVCHLQRDALVAAGVDPMQIYEDQASGKREDRPGLAACIKALRDGDTLLVWKLDRLGRDLRHLINTVHDLTGRGVGLKVLTGQGAAIDTTTAAGKLVFGIFAALSEFERELISERTVAGLASARARGRKGGRPFKMTAAKLRLAMAAMGHPETTVGNLCKELGITRQTLYRHVSPKGELRQDGMKLLSSG; encoded by the coding sequence ATGCTAATTGGCTACATGCGGATCTCAAAAGCGGATGGTTCTCAGGTCTGCCATTTACAGCGCGATGCACTCGTTGCGGCTGGAGTTGATCCCATGCAAATTTATGAGGATCAGGCATCTGGTAAACGGGAAGATCGTCCTGGCTTAGCGGCTTGCATCAAGGCATTGCGTGATGGGGATACTCTTCTTGTGTGGAAACTGGATCGATTGGGTCGTGATCTACGTCATTTGATTAATACGGTGCATGATCTAACGGGTCGAGGTGTTGGCTTAAAGGTTTTAACTGGCCAAGGTGCTGCTATTGATACCACTACTGCTGCTGGTAAATTGGTCTTTGGCATATTCGCTGCACTTTCCGAGTTTGAACGTGAACTTATTTCAGAGCGAACAGTTGCTGGATTGGCATCGGCTCGTGCTCGCGGTAGAAAAGGTGGGCGTCCATTTAAGATGACAGCTGCCAAACTTAGGCTTGCTATGGCGGCTATGGGGCATCCAGAAACAACAGTCGGTAATCTTTGTAAAGAATTGGGGATTACTCGGCAGACTTTGTACCGACATGTTTCACCCAAAGGAGAGCTTCGTCAGGATGGTATGAAGTTACTATCTAGTGGCTAA